A single Armatimonadota bacterium DNA region contains:
- the argH gene encoding argininosuccinate lyase → MSRPKLWGGAFDTAPDDLAWSFGQSLATDVTLFEEEFEVSLAHAAMLAECGIVSDAEGQTLVGGLNTVRASVLSGTITLPKGAEDLHGAVEALLEEAVGETAKRLHAGRSRNDQIVTMTKLWLRKRCHETVASIHEAQGTLLRLAKRHRSALMPGYTHQQPAQPVTLGYLLLAYFWMLQRDKVRFLALQDSLGLCPMGSSALAGTSLPIDRTSVALELGFAGPTPNALDSVSDRDFVGDALHACATLMQHLSRICQEIVLFSTAEFGFLTLDDAFSTGSSIMPQKRNPDFAELVRGRTGRVIGHWTAFMCTMKALPLGYNRDQQEDKPPLFDAVKTSLDSLELTASMLKTADFHTDRMAEAAENGHPSATLVAERLVALGVPFREAHETVGGWVKSCRASGRAITADSKGVDPRLAEALSGVSTVAAVDSRDSHGGTSPQAIDEQFSAAQAALDLHHLVSEPNRP, encoded by the coding sequence ATGAGCCGCCCCAAGTTGTGGGGCGGAGCCTTCGACACCGCCCCAGACGACTTGGCCTGGTCGTTCGGCCAGAGCCTCGCGACCGACGTGACCTTGTTCGAGGAGGAGTTCGAGGTTTCGCTCGCCCACGCCGCCATGCTGGCCGAGTGCGGGATCGTCTCCGATGCCGAAGGGCAGACGCTCGTCGGCGGCCTCAACACCGTGCGCGCCAGCGTCCTCTCGGGAACGATCACGCTTCCGAAAGGAGCGGAGGACCTGCACGGGGCCGTGGAAGCCCTGCTCGAAGAAGCCGTCGGTGAGACCGCTAAGCGCCTTCACGCAGGACGGAGCCGCAACGACCAGATCGTCACGATGACCAAGCTCTGGCTCCGGAAACGCTGCCACGAAACCGTCGCCTCGATCCATGAGGCACAGGGAACGCTCCTCCGCCTGGCGAAGCGCCACCGCTCGGCACTGATGCCCGGCTACACCCACCAACAGCCGGCCCAGCCCGTGACGTTGGGATACCTTCTCCTAGCGTACTTCTGGATGCTTCAAAGGGACAAAGTGCGGTTCCTCGCCCTTCAAGACAGTCTCGGACTGTGTCCGATGGGGTCGTCGGCGCTAGCGGGCACGTCCCTTCCGATCGACCGGACCTCCGTGGCCCTTGAACTCGGTTTCGCCGGGCCCACGCCCAACGCCCTGGACTCGGTCAGCGACCGTGACTTTGTCGGCGACGCCCTCCATGCGTGCGCGACGTTGATGCAGCACCTCTCGCGCATCTGTCAGGAGATCGTCCTGTTCTCGACCGCCGAGTTCGGGTTCTTAACGCTCGACGACGCGTTCTCGACGGGCAGCAGCATCATGCCTCAAAAGCGAAATCCGGACTTTGCGGAGTTGGTCCGGGGAAGGACGGGGCGCGTGATCGGGCACTGGACGGCGTTCATGTGCACGATGAAGGCATTGCCCTTGGGTTACAACCGGGACCAACAGGAGGACAAGCCGCCCCTCTTCGATGCGGTCAAGACGAGCCTGGACTCGTTGGAACTGACGGCGTCCATGCTCAAGACGGCGGACTTCCATACCGACCGCATGGCGGAAGCCGCGGAAAACGGCCACCCGTCCGCCACGCTCGTGGCCGAACGGCTCGTCGCGCTAGGCGTCCCCTTCCGGGAGGCCCACGAGACGGTCGGAGGATGGGTCAAGTCGTGCCGGGCCTCCGGTCGAGCGATCACCGCCGACTCGAAAGGCGTCGATCCCCGACTGGCAGAAGCCTTGTCCGGCGTGTCCACCGTTGCGGCCGTCGATTCCCGGGACAGCCACGGAGGGACGTCTCCTCAGGCCATCGACGAACAGTTCTCCGCCGCACAAGCGGCCCTTGACCTTCACCACTTGGTGTCCGAACCGAACAGACCATGA
- the rocD gene encoding ornithine--oxo-acid transaminase, with the protein MDALTCQEAMDLTHDYGAHNYHPLPVNIVRAKGALAWDGAGNEYYDCIGSYSAVANGHLSDAVVGALKRQLDKVTLTSRAVYTSEMALFLKQLCDFTGMEAACPMNTGAEAVETAIKIARKWAYTVKGVPVGQAEIVTAEGNFHGRTTTIVSFSTEPQYKDHFGPLTPGFLTVPFGDVEALEAAITPNTAAVLLEPVQAEGGIVFPPEGFLAQVRRTCTENNVLLIWDEIQTGFCRTGERFAWQHEDAKPDMMCLGKALGGGLMPVSAVVGSRDALGVFVPGDHGSTFGGNPLASVVAMAAMKEMTDLGLSARSAALGARMATALSELGADVVEDVRGQGLLVGLEVKEGVDTEALTKAFLANGVLTKETRARTFRFAPPLTLTEDELDDIVARIGKALGTVAGTVTLAV; encoded by the coding sequence ATCGACGCTCTGACCTGCCAAGAGGCCATGGACTTGACCCATGACTACGGCGCGCACAACTACCATCCGCTCCCTGTGAACATCGTCCGCGCTAAAGGCGCATTGGCTTGGGACGGGGCTGGGAACGAGTACTACGACTGCATCGGCTCTTACTCGGCGGTAGCGAACGGTCACCTCAGCGACGCCGTCGTCGGGGCCCTGAAACGGCAACTGGACAAAGTGACCCTCACGAGCCGCGCGGTCTATACGAGCGAGATGGCGCTGTTCCTCAAGCAACTTTGCGACTTCACAGGCATGGAAGCGGCCTGTCCGATGAACACGGGCGCTGAAGCGGTCGAAACCGCGATCAAGATCGCCCGGAAATGGGCGTACACGGTCAAAGGCGTCCCAGTCGGGCAAGCGGAGATCGTCACCGCCGAAGGCAACTTCCACGGACGCACGACGACCATCGTGTCCTTCTCGACCGAACCCCAGTACAAAGACCACTTCGGCCCGTTGACCCCCGGATTCTTGACCGTCCCGTTCGGTGACGTCGAAGCCCTCGAGGCGGCGATCACGCCGAACACCGCCGCCGTCCTGTTGGAGCCCGTCCAAGCCGAAGGCGGCATCGTGTTCCCGCCCGAGGGGTTCCTTGCCCAAGTCCGCCGAACCTGCACCGAGAACAACGTCCTCTTGATCTGGGACGAGATCCAGACGGGCTTCTGCAGGACGGGCGAACGCTTCGCCTGGCAGCACGAAGACGCCAAACCCGACATGATGTGCCTGGGCAAAGCTCTGGGCGGAGGGTTGATGCCGGTGTCGGCCGTCGTCGGTTCCCGTGATGCGCTTGGAGTCTTCGTGCCCGGTGACCACGGCTCGACGTTCGGCGGTAATCCGCTCGCTTCGGTCGTCGCCATGGCCGCCATGAAAGAGATGACCGACCTCGGCCTGTCGGCACGGTCCGCCGCCCTCGGCGCTCGGATGGCCACGGCCCTCTCGGAGCTCGGCGCGGACGTCGTCGAAGACGTCCGGGGCCAGGGCCTCCTCGTCGGGCTCGAAGTCAAGGAAGGCGTGGACACGGAGGCCCTGACGAAAGCGTTCCTTGCGAACGGCGTCCTGACCAAGGAGACCCGTGCCCGAACGTTCCGCTTCGCCCCTCCCCTCACCTTGACCGAGGACGAGCTCGACGACATCGTCGCCCGCATCGGCAAGGCGTTGGGGACCGTCGCAGGTACCGTGACCCTCGCGGTCTGA
- a CDS encoding alpha-L-fucosidase has protein sequence MSLTLSQSGPAPIPTKRQLAWHRMEVYGFLHFTTNTFTDREWGQGDEPESVFAPTDFSADQIVDVAKRAGMKGLILTAKHHDGFCLWPTKTTGHNVSKSPFGKDVVRLVSDACRKAGLKFGVYLSPWDRHDARYGRPEYVETYRAQLKELLTGYGPIFEVWHDGANGGDGYYGGARETRKIDASTYYGWPETWAIVRRLQPDAVIFSDAGPDVRWVGNESGFAGDPCWATYTPSGPKEGVAPAPGLTKYQDGEHGHVDGQYWMPAECDVSIRPGWFWHEKENDKVKTPQQLKDLYFRSVGRGASFLLNVPPDRRGRIHPNDEKALIGFKRLLDEAFAHDLAKTAKTVSATNVRDGQHSAAKATDGDTATFWALPERTSKGSLEMRFAKPVAFDTVRIREAIALGQRIRRVEVSALIGSMWRTVAEAESVGNCRLFQIGPVTTTKVRFTFQGTGAAVSEIGLFLDPNKAP, from the coding sequence ATGTCCTTAACACTGTCGCAGTCCGGGCCCGCCCCGATCCCTACGAAGCGGCAGTTGGCTTGGCACCGGATGGAGGTGTACGGGTTCCTTCACTTCACCACGAACACCTTCACCGACCGTGAATGGGGCCAAGGCGACGAGCCGGAGAGCGTGTTCGCACCGACCGACTTCAGCGCCGACCAGATCGTGGACGTCGCCAAACGCGCCGGGATGAAGGGACTCATCCTCACCGCGAAACACCACGACGGCTTCTGCCTCTGGCCTACGAAGACCACCGGCCACAACGTTTCGAAAAGCCCGTTCGGGAAGGACGTGGTCAGGCTCGTGAGCGACGCGTGCCGCAAGGCCGGGCTCAAGTTCGGCGTCTACCTCTCGCCATGGGACCGCCACGATGCCCGCTACGGCCGGCCCGAGTACGTCGAAACGTACCGCGCCCAACTCAAAGAACTGTTGACAGGCTACGGTCCGATTTTCGAAGTCTGGCACGACGGGGCTAACGGGGGCGACGGCTACTACGGCGGTGCCCGAGAAACCCGGAAGATCGACGCCTCCACGTACTACGGTTGGCCCGAGACATGGGCGATCGTGCGGCGGCTCCAACCCGACGCCGTGATCTTCAGCGACGCCGGGCCCGACGTCCGATGGGTCGGCAACGAGAGCGGATTCGCCGGTGACCCGTGCTGGGCGACCTACACGCCGAGCGGCCCAAAAGAGGGCGTCGCGCCGGCCCCCGGCCTGACGAAGTACCAAGACGGCGAACACGGCCACGTCGACGGCCAGTACTGGATGCCAGCCGAGTGCGACGTCTCGATCCGCCCCGGCTGGTTCTGGCATGAAAAGGAGAACGACAAGGTCAAGACGCCGCAACAGCTCAAGGACTTGTATTTCAGGTCTGTCGGACGCGGCGCGTCGTTCCTCTTGAACGTGCCCCCGGACCGAAGGGGCCGCATCCATCCCAACGACGAAAAGGCCCTGATCGGGTTCAAGAGACTGCTCGACGAGGCCTTCGCCCACGACCTTGCGAAGACGGCGAAGACGGTCAGTGCGACGAACGTGAGGGACGGGCAGCATTCGGCCGCGAAGGCGACGGACGGCGACACGGCCACGTTTTGGGCGCTTCCTGAGCGCACGTCGAAGGGCTCGCTCGAGATGCGTTTCGCAAAGCCGGTCGCGTTCGACACCGTCAGGATCAGGGAAGCCATCGCGCTCGGTCAGCGCATCCGGCGCGTCGAAGTTTCGGCCTTGATCGGGTCGATGTGGCGGACGGTGGCCGAAGCCGAGTCGGTCGGCAACTGCCGGCTCTTCCAGATCGGACCGGTCACGACCACCAAGGTCCGCTTCACGTTCCAGGGGACTGGGGCCGCCGTCAGCGAGATCGGCCTGTTCCTCGATCCGAACAAAGCCCCCTAG
- a CDS encoding MFS transporter: MKLPPALRHRAFRNYLAGSFVSNVGNMVQSAALMWHVFDITGLSAMVGLLAIARVVPLLVFSLFGGVVADRADRRKVLLLTQSCMAAVSLMLLAHSLTGSTSVVPLYLLVAVNAVARSFDGPARQALQVGLVPLKDFPNAASMNGVAWRLSDVLGPVIAGGFLMLNGKLPVSGLSLCYAFNVLSFVAVLVAVWFVPPTPPAEGEHPKNVREVFGLIKEGLRFVNATPVVRQAMWLDFWATFFSGAEAVLPAFAATVLHLGPGGYGMLAASSGVGALIAATVLTWLPTVHRQGRWVVSMIACYGFFTVCFGFSNHIVTACLSLAAVGAADMVSTVLRQTIRQLATPDELRGRMNATSSLFHISGPQLGDFEAGAVADWKGVRFSVALGGFLCLFVAANWSRAKELVGYVHEPVEHVSA, translated from the coding sequence GTGAAGCTGCCCCCTGCCCTCCGCCACCGGGCGTTCCGTAACTACCTTGCGGGCAGTTTCGTGAGCAACGTGGGCAACATGGTGCAGTCCGCCGCGCTCATGTGGCACGTCTTCGACATCACGGGCTTGAGCGCCATGGTCGGCCTGCTCGCGATCGCGCGCGTCGTACCTCTGCTCGTGTTCTCCTTGTTCGGAGGGGTCGTCGCCGACCGTGCCGACCGGCGCAAGGTCCTCCTTCTGACCCAGAGCTGCATGGCGGCCGTGTCGTTGATGCTGCTGGCCCATAGCTTGACCGGGAGCACGTCCGTCGTCCCGCTCTATCTGCTCGTCGCCGTGAACGCCGTCGCGAGGTCGTTCGACGGGCCCGCACGTCAAGCCCTTCAGGTCGGCCTCGTACCACTGAAGGACTTTCCGAACGCGGCGAGCATGAACGGTGTCGCGTGGAGGCTGAGCGACGTGCTCGGGCCCGTCATTGCGGGCGGCTTCCTCATGCTGAACGGCAAGTTGCCTGTAAGTGGGCTCTCGTTGTGCTACGCCTTCAACGTCCTGTCGTTCGTCGCCGTGCTCGTGGCAGTGTGGTTCGTGCCGCCGACGCCTCCGGCGGAAGGCGAGCACCCGAAGAACGTACGCGAGGTTTTCGGACTGATCAAGGAAGGACTGCGGTTCGTGAACGCGACTCCGGTCGTCCGCCAAGCGATGTGGCTCGATTTTTGGGCCACGTTCTTTTCAGGCGCCGAGGCCGTCCTGCCCGCCTTCGCAGCGACGGTCTTGCACCTGGGCCCGGGCGGATACGGCATGTTGGCGGCATCGTCCGGCGTGGGGGCCTTGATCGCTGCGACGGTCCTAACGTGGCTGCCCACGGTCCATCGACAAGGGCGATGGGTCGTGTCGATGATCGCCTGCTATGGCTTCTTTACGGTCTGCTTCGGGTTTTCGAACCATATCGTGACCGCTTGTCTCAGCCTGGCCGCGGTCGGTGCGGCCGATATGGTGAGCACGGTGCTGAGGCAGACCATCCGTCAACTCGCGACGCCCGACGAATTGCGCGGCCGGATGAACGCCACGAGCAGCCTGTTCCACATTTCCGGGCCCCAATTGGGCGACTTCGAGGCCGGCGCCGTCGCCGACTGGAAGGGCGTCCGTTTCTCCGTGGCTCTGGGAGGGTTCTTGTGCCTGTTCGTGGCGGCGAACTGGTCGCGCGCGAAAGAACTCGTGGGTTACGTCCACGAGCCCGTCGAACACGTCTCTGCGTGA
- a CDS encoding DUF1080 domain-containing protein codes for MGPSEPLGYATHMVLTTVAAIALAPKWVSLFNGKDLDGWTPKIKGYDLGVNFGDTFRVEHGVIKVGYDKYEGEFRERFGHLFYKKTFKNYTLRLEYRFTGEQCPGGPGWAWRNSGVMIHGQDPKTMRKGQDFPVSIEVQLLGGPKEGERHTGNVCTPGTNIVYLGVFHTQHCTDSDSDTYPGDRWVKAEIEVHGNGLIVHRIEGKEVIRYEKAQLDPNDQDGAALLMGRKDAMLDSGTISLQSESHPCEFRKIEIMELAE; via the coding sequence ATGGGGCCCTCCGAGCCGCTCGGCTATGCTACGCACATGGTCCTGACGACCGTCGCAGCGATAGCCCTGGCGCCCAAGTGGGTCAGCCTCTTTAACGGAAAGGACTTGGACGGGTGGACGCCGAAGATCAAAGGCTACGACCTCGGTGTCAATTTCGGCGACACCTTTCGTGTGGAGCACGGAGTGATCAAAGTCGGCTATGACAAGTACGAGGGCGAGTTCCGCGAGCGGTTCGGGCACTTGTTTTATAAGAAAACCTTTAAGAATTACACATTAAGGTTGGAGTACCGGTTCACGGGCGAACAATGCCCCGGCGGACCAGGGTGGGCCTGGAGGAACAGCGGCGTGATGATCCACGGCCAGGACCCGAAGACGATGCGGAAGGGGCAAGACTTCCCGGTCTCGATCGAGGTGCAACTGCTCGGAGGCCCGAAAGAAGGCGAGCGCCACACGGGGAACGTCTGTACGCCAGGGACGAACATCGTCTACCTCGGGGTCTTCCATACCCAGCACTGCACGGACTCCGATTCGGACACATACCCGGGCGACCGATGGGTCAAGGCTGAGATCGAGGTGCACGGTAACGGTCTGATCGTCCACAGGATCGAGGGCAAAGAAGTCATCCGGTACGAGAAGGCCCAGCTCGACCCGAACGATCAGGACGGGGCGGCCCTTTTGATGGGCCGTAAGGACGCGATGCTGGACTCCGGCACCATCTCGCTCCAATCGGAATCGCACCCGTGCGAGTTCCGGAAGATCGAGATCATGGAGCTGGCGGAGTAG
- a CDS encoding PDZ domain-containing protein, producing MPVLFAPALVSSFFAPDLPRRGVLGVPFSPASEEQAAKSGLAKGEGLVVGKPIAGLTGAKAGLQPGDVIVKINERTAKAQGLGEWVRTLPSGGKVTFTVERAGKRLELSSALTERPRDPGNERFSVEYRHVTSHGARMRTIVTKPKKAGKHPGLLFIQGFSPVSYDYVLADATGDVSTIDGPILFDMADSGFVTMRVEKPGVGDSEGGPFATMDFMTEYDIYVKAAEQLMDCPEVDKDNVFIFGHSMGGSFGPMVACDTKVKGLIVYGTAGRTWFEYLMDTIRYQGLVAGQSYEAADDDARSGARLMALAMIEKQSPDAIKKSHPDLAPLVDAYFPNGLFNGKTLDFWRQLNDTNFARYWAKCGSHVLAVRGESDFVTYDADHKLIADIVNRANPGYGTFKIEPKSDHLFHEFATEQESLKNFQRGRFNKSFAKTMKDWIAQVMSG from the coding sequence ATGCCCGTCCTTTTCGCGCCCGCGCTCGTCTCGTCGTTCTTTGCACCCGACCTGCCCAGGCGGGGAGTGCTCGGCGTACCTTTTTCTCCGGCATCTGAAGAACAGGCGGCGAAATCTGGACTCGCGAAGGGCGAAGGTCTCGTCGTCGGAAAGCCGATCGCCGGGTTGACGGGTGCCAAGGCAGGACTCCAGCCGGGCGACGTTATCGTGAAGATCAATGAGAGGACGGCCAAGGCTCAAGGTCTCGGAGAGTGGGTGCGGACGCTTCCTAGTGGCGGCAAGGTGACCTTTACGGTCGAACGGGCCGGCAAGCGGCTCGAGCTCTCCTCCGCTTTGACCGAACGTCCGCGCGATCCGGGCAACGAGCGGTTCAGCGTCGAATACCGGCACGTGACCAGCCACGGGGCACGAATGCGCACGATCGTCACCAAGCCGAAGAAGGCGGGCAAGCATCCTGGCCTCTTGTTCATCCAAGGCTTCTCCCCCGTCTCCTATGACTACGTCCTCGCTGACGCGACGGGCGACGTGAGCACGATCGACGGCCCGATCCTTTTCGACATGGCCGACTCGGGGTTCGTGACGATGCGCGTCGAGAAGCCCGGCGTCGGGGACAGCGAAGGCGGGCCTTTCGCGACCATGGACTTCATGACCGAGTACGACATCTATGTCAAGGCTGCAGAGCAGCTCATGGACTGTCCTGAGGTCGACAAAGACAACGTCTTCATCTTCGGACACAGCATGGGCGGCTCGTTCGGGCCTATGGTGGCCTGCGACACTAAGGTGAAGGGCCTGATCGTCTACGGGACGGCGGGCCGGACTTGGTTCGAGTACCTGATGGACACGATCCGGTACCAAGGTCTGGTCGCCGGGCAGTCCTACGAGGCCGCCGACGACGACGCTCGCAGCGGAGCCCGGTTAATGGCGTTGGCGATGATCGAGAAGCAGTCCCCCGACGCGATCAAGAAGAGCCATCCTGACCTTGCGCCCTTGGTGGACGCCTATTTCCCGAACGGGCTGTTCAACGGCAAGACGCTCGACTTCTGGCGACAACTCAACGACACGAACTTTGCGCGCTACTGGGCGAAGTGCGGTTCGCACGTGCTGGCCGTCCGCGGAGAATCGGACTTCGTGACGTACGACGCCGACCATAAGTTGATCGCAGACATCGTCAACCGGGCGAATCCAGGGTACGGCACGTTCAAGATCGAACCGAAGTCCGACCACCTGTTCCACGAGTTCGCGACCGAGCAAGAGAGCCTCAAGAACTTTCAGCGGGGAAGGTTCAACAAGTCGTTCGCAAAAACGATGAAGGACTGGATCGCGCAAGTCATGTCCGGTTAG
- a CDS encoding adenylate/guanylate cyclase domain-containing protein, whose product MKEERDEALSPDQLRSVRKLRFEPELEAAFTEQHTGATIGRVRIVFAFLAFFGLLGVVARKPSNDPATAIVDISFTAFFFVLLGMAYAHRLRHFATPSLAIAAVLSQVAVGLTSKSPDPAAGIIINLLYLIIIVATLQTRFRIALLVCASMVAARAWTFSYRDMWNGASTLLFVFLVAEAVFLCLASYLNEMRDRRSFLLERSLVAEKERSKELVRNVLPPSIADRLATAPGIIAEHHQAATVLFCDITGFTPFAASKPPETVVGLLNDLFSRFDALVQQFEVVKIKTIGDCYMVAGGIPDPCENHVAQVADLALELRGTANVVGVDVRIGFHTGPVIAGVLGTERLMYDLWGPTVNLASRLEGSALPGTIAVSDAVRDALAETYEFDGPFDLELKGIGKTAVWHLTRRRIRDLALG is encoded by the coding sequence GTGAAAGAGGAGAGAGACGAGGCGCTCAGCCCAGACCAGCTCCGTAGCGTGCGGAAGCTTCGGTTCGAGCCCGAGCTAGAAGCCGCGTTCACCGAGCAGCACACGGGGGCCACCATCGGCCGGGTCCGGATCGTGTTCGCGTTCCTAGCCTTCTTCGGGTTGCTCGGAGTGGTGGCACGAAAGCCGTCCAACGATCCTGCGACCGCGATCGTGGACATCTCGTTTACGGCGTTCTTCTTCGTCCTGCTCGGGATGGCCTACGCGCACAGGCTGAGGCACTTCGCCACGCCGTCGCTTGCGATCGCCGCTGTCCTGAGCCAGGTGGCCGTCGGACTGACTTCAAAGTCGCCGGATCCTGCCGCCGGGATCATTATCAATCTGCTGTACCTGATCATCATCGTCGCGACGCTTCAGACAAGGTTTCGGATCGCGCTCCTCGTCTGCGCGTCGATGGTGGCAGCGAGGGCTTGGACGTTCAGTTACCGTGACATGTGGAACGGCGCCTCCACTTTGCTCTTCGTGTTCCTGGTGGCGGAAGCGGTCTTTCTGTGCTTGGCCTCGTATCTCAATGAAATGCGGGACCGGAGAAGCTTCTTGTTGGAGCGCTCGCTCGTAGCGGAGAAGGAGAGGTCCAAGGAACTGGTCAGGAACGTGCTTCCGCCGTCCATTGCGGACCGTCTTGCCACGGCGCCGGGCATCATCGCCGAACACCACCAGGCGGCTACCGTGCTGTTCTGCGACATCACAGGCTTTACTCCGTTTGCAGCCAGCAAGCCGCCTGAGACCGTCGTCGGCCTGCTGAACGACCTCTTTTCCCGGTTCGACGCCTTGGTCCAGCAGTTCGAAGTGGTGAAGATCAAGACCATCGGCGACTGCTACATGGTGGCCGGCGGGATCCCTGACCCGTGCGAAAACCACGTCGCCCAAGTCGCCGATCTGGCCCTGGAACTCCGAGGAACGGCCAACGTCGTCGGGGTGGACGTCCGGATCGGTTTCCACACGGGGCCCGTCATCGCCGGAGTATTGGGCACCGAACGTCTGATGTACGACCTTTGGGGGCCGACCGTGAACCTGGCGTCGCGCTTGGAAGGCTCGGCCTTACCCGGCACCATCGCCGTCTCGGACGCGGTCCGCGACGCCCTCGCGGAAACCTACGAGTTCGATGGCCCGTTCGACTTGGAGTTGAAGGGGATCGGGAAGACGGCCGTCTGGCACCTGACACGGCGACGGATCCGCGACCTGGCCCTAGGCTAA
- a CDS encoding TetR/AcrR family transcriptional regulator, which translates to MTKSRSRRPHGRPTITQTEQIPNRLLDAASWLFVRRGFSGTTMEAIAKRARASTKTLYSRYSSKEDVLRAVVRRMFDAALQGGDQDDLSFGQSPREDLKRLGASLAALSAAPETAGVNRLIFGEAFKVPEIGDLFLDVHESASAIVKRHLEHWMREGDLKPIENVNAVAQVFVEMVASVPRMWAMLGKRLTDEETERIVAASIDVLIDGCGQP; encoded by the coding sequence ATGACGAAAAGTCGGAGCCGCCGCCCACACGGCAGGCCAACCATTACCCAGACCGAGCAGATTCCGAACCGCTTACTGGACGCTGCGTCCTGGCTGTTCGTCCGTCGAGGATTCTCCGGCACGACCATGGAGGCGATCGCAAAGCGCGCCCGTGCATCGACAAAGACGCTGTACAGTCGATACTCTTCAAAAGAGGATGTGTTAAGGGCCGTGGTGCGACGGATGTTCGATGCCGCACTTCAGGGCGGAGATCAGGATGACTTGAGTTTCGGACAAAGCCCGCGGGAAGATCTGAAGAGGTTGGGAGCGAGCCTTGCCGCTCTTTCCGCCGCGCCAGAGACGGCAGGAGTCAACAGACTGATCTTTGGAGAAGCATTCAAGGTGCCTGAGATCGGCGACCTCTTTCTTGACGTCCATGAAAGCGCGTCTGCTATCGTTAAGCGGCACCTTGAACACTGGATGCGAGAGGGTGACCTAAAGCCGATTGAAAACGTCAACGCCGTTGCCCAGGTTTTTGTCGAAATGGTGGCGTCTGTGCCTCGGATGTGGGCAATGTTGGGAAAAAGACTCACGGACGAAGAGACAGAGCGGATAGTGGCTGCCTCGATTGACGTCCTGATTGACGGATGTGGGCAGCCTTGA
- a CDS encoding beta-lactamase family protein, whose product MNINPPTSTAPWRYPHIDAARVQGDCSNRFEPVWNLLRDLLDSGDDIGASIAVFIDGEAVVDIWGGYFDSGYVRPWERDTIITTHSVTKTMSAVAALVLADMGELDLDAPVAKYWPEFGVNGKKDILVRNVLGHTSGVAGWDADMTWEDVYDLDRSTSLLAGQTPWWEPGTASGYHGMNFGHLIHGFVNRITGMSLGQFFDKYVATPLGADYHIGTGPECDHRIASFIPATYRRLPIGNPIAERVGLNPLLTPMTSTATAWRRAEIGAANGHGNARSIATVMSALASGGANGKSLLSEKGRHRALEVQADGIDLLLGLPCRWGMGFGLEGCVFPNPLGHRIAAWGGMGGSLSFADFDERMSIGYAMNRYLDGPNETVRFNRIVNTVYQCLTNRVLEPTLVR is encoded by the coding sequence ATGAACATCAACCCTCCAACCTCCACGGCTCCATGGCGTTACCCTCACATCGATGCTGCCCGCGTCCAAGGTGACTGTTCAAATCGGTTCGAGCCGGTCTGGAACCTACTGCGGGATCTTCTGGACTCCGGCGATGACATTGGCGCCTCAATTGCGGTGTTCATCGACGGCGAAGCGGTCGTCGACATTTGGGGCGGATACTTCGACTCTGGATACGTCCGCCCCTGGGAGAGGGACACGATCATTACTACCCACTCCGTAACGAAGACAATGTCAGCCGTTGCCGCGCTTGTCCTGGCCGACATGGGTGAACTCGATCTCGATGCACCGGTCGCCAAGTACTGGCCAGAATTCGGCGTCAACGGCAAGAAGGACATTCTCGTCCGCAACGTCTTGGGGCACACCTCCGGTGTTGCCGGCTGGGACGCCGACATGACTTGGGAAGACGTCTATGACCTTGATCGCTCAACCAGCCTATTGGCGGGTCAAACACCATGGTGGGAGCCGGGCACGGCCTCCGGTTACCACGGAATGAACTTCGGACACTTGATCCATGGATTTGTCAATCGTATCACGGGTATGTCGCTCGGACAGTTCTTCGACAAATACGTCGCGACGCCGCTTGGTGCGGACTATCACATCGGTACCGGCCCCGAGTGCGACCATAGGATCGCTTCGTTCATTCCTGCGACTTACCGTCGGCTCCCAATAGGAAACCCGATTGCCGAGCGGGTCGGACTAAACCCTCTCTTGACACCAATGACGTCCACGGCGACGGCATGGCGCCGCGCGGAAATCGGGGCCGCGAACGGTCACGGCAATGCGCGGTCTATTGCTACGGTCATGTCGGCGCTCGCAAGCGGCGGTGCCAATGGGAAGTCCCTGTTGTCCGAGAAAGGACGGCACCGTGCACTGGAAGTCCAAGCGGACGGTATCGACCTGCTTCTTGGCTTGCCATGCCGCTGGGGGATGGGATTTGGGCTCGAAGGGTGCGTCTTCCCGAACCCGTTGGGCCATCGGATCGCTGCCTGGGGCGGGATGGGCGGATCCTTGTCGTTTGCCGACTTCGACGAACGGATGTCGATCGGATACGCTATGAACCGCTATCTTGACGGCCCTAACGAGACTGTCCGGTTCAACCGGATCGTCAACACGGTGTATCAATGTTTGACCAACCGAGTGCTGGAACCTACATTGGTTCGCTAA